The genomic DNA ctgacctctgacctttgacctctgacctctgaccagTTGGTAGCACTGTGCGGGTACCTGGGGACGCCGGGCGGGGGGGCTCTGTTGGGCCGAGATGGGACAGAAGGTGGAGGTCCACCTGGATCAGGTGACACTGCGGGACGGGTGGGGGCGGCACGTCCGCCTGGACGAGGGGGTCCTGGGGGGGCCCGGCGCTGGGGGGTCGGACTGGACATGGGAGACCTGGAGagagatgatgtcattgtgtTGTCAGCCTGATCcctgtatgacatcatcatgtgtgacatcatcatctttctgtttcttgcttttatttgtttcttcaCACTGCTGGTGACGGCTGACCGGTTGCTAGGTTACAGCTGACCGGTTGCTAGGTTACAGCTGACCGGTTGCTAGGTTACCTGCGTCCTGACGGCATCCCCGTCACCTGCAGCCAGGAGTCGTCGACAGGTGGAGGCATCGCCGTGGTGAAGGTGGTGGTGCTGATGTCACCGATGATGCTGAGGCCTTCACGCAGAGCGTAGTACATCTTCAACATCTCATCACGGTGCtgagcctacacacacacacacacacacacacacacacacacacacacacacacacatcagaccctctgagtgtgtgtgtgtgtgtgtgtgtgtgtgtgtgtgtgtgtgtgtacctgctccTGGGACTCCTCCATCAGGGTGTTCTGGTCTCCGCAGGAGTAAAGTTGAGCCAGCAGGTCAGAGTGGATGAACTCCTTCgtctgaggagcagagaggagtcattacatcacacctgtgtgtgtgtgtgtgtgtgtgtgtgtgtgtgtgtgtgtgtgtgtgtgtctcacgtTGTTGACCATCAGGTGCATGATGGTCTTGGGGATCAGGTCTCTGACGGTTCGGTGGATGATACTGAGGTAAGAGTCCACCAGGTTCCTGACGATCTCCACCTGCCGCTCCAGCTGAGGATCCATACTGTGGATCTGTCCGTCTGAGCTGGACTCCTCCACCTCcgcctgcaacacacacacacaggtaactacacatacacacacacacactccacctgcaacacacacacacaggtaactacacacacacacactccacctgcaacacacacacacacacacacacacacaggtaactacacacacacacacacacacacactccacctgcaacacacacacacaggtaactacacacacacacacacacaggtaactacacacacacacacacacaggtaactacacacacacacacacacacacacactccacctgcaacacacacacacacacactccacctgcaacacacacacacaggtaactacacacacacaggtaactacacacacacacacacacacacactccacctgcaacacacacacacaggtaactacacacacacacacacacaggtaactacacacacacacacacacaggtaactacacacacacacacacacacacacactccacctgcaacacacacacacacacactccacctgcaacacacacacacaggtaactacacacacacaggtaactacacacacacacacacacatataaatagaATAAAGTGTCTCACCTTCTCTTTATCCTGCAGCAAGAAGACATGATCAACAATCTCAGTAACTTAATAATGATGTCATACTGTAGTAATAATGATGTCATACTGTAGTAATAATGATGTCATACTGTAGTAATAACTACTcagtaataatgatataatatatataataataataactctaCTAGAGCATactaatgatgtcatcatgtagTTTATAGTAATGATAAACTGTCAGTACCACGCTGCGTTCAGGGTACACTCCAGCTCGTAGGAAAGAAGCCTTCCAGCTGTCCACCTCCTCCTGAGACTCACTGGCCAACTCCAGCTGACGGTAGTCCTTATACAcattcctacacacacacacacacacacacacacacacacacacacacgcacacacacacgcacacacacacacacacacacacacacacacacacacacgcacacacacacattgacttTGATCCATTGTGATACAGTGTTTATACCAGAAAACGTCCAAAtgacacacacgcgcacacgcacacgcacacgcacacgcgcacacgcacacacacgcacacgcacacacacacacacacacacacacacacacacgcccacacgcacacacacacacgcccacacacacacacacacacacgcccacacgcacacacacacacacgcccacacacacacacacacacacacgcacacacacacacacacacacacacacacacacacgcccacacgcacacacacacacgcccacacacacacacacacacacgcccacacgcacacacacacacacacacacacatacacacacacacacacacacacacacacacacacacacacacacacaaacacttacacacacacacacacacacatacacacacacacacacacacacacacgcgcacacacacacacacacacacacacctgtgttcGGTGTTGAACAGGGCGAAGATGTGTTTGCTGGACATGAAACTCTTCTCGATGTCTTTGAGCTTCAGGTTGTCGACAGTCAGCATgtacttcttctccttctcctgcaGGGGGagacatcttcatcatcatcatcttcatcaccatcatcatcatcatcatcaccaccaacatcatcaccatcaccatcatcatcaccatcatcattaccaccatcatcatcatcatcatcatcatcatcaccatcatcatcaccatcatcatcatcatcaccatcatcaccaccatcatcaccatcatcaccatcatcatcaccatcatcatcaccatcatcaccatcatcatcatcaccaccatcatcatcaccaccatcatcatcaccatcatcatcaccatcatcatcaccatcatcatcatcatcaccatcatcaccaccaccatcaccaccatcatcatcatcaccatcatcatcaccatcatcatcaccaccatcatcatcaccatcatcatcaccatcatcatcatcaccaacatcaccaccatcatcaccatcaccatcatcatcaccaccatcaccaccatcaccatcatcatcatcaccatcatcatcaccatcatcaccatcaccaccatcatcatcaccaccatcatcatcaccatcatcatcaccatcatcatcaccatcatcatcatcatcaccatcatcaccaccatcaccatcatcatcatcaccatcatcatcaccatcatcatcatcatcaccatcatcaccaccatcaccatcatcatcaccatcatcatcaccatcatcatcatcatcaccatcatcaccaccatcatcaccatcatcaccatcatcatcaccatcatcatcaccatcatcatcaccatcaccatcatcaccaccatcaccatcatcatcaccaccatcaccatcatcatcatcatcaccatcatcaccaccatcaccatcatcatcaccatcatcatcaccatcatcatcatcatcaccatcatcaccaccatcatcaccatcatcaccatcatcatcaccatcaccatcaccatcatcaccaccatcaccatcatcatcaccaccatcaccatcatcaccatcaccatcaccatcaccatcatcaccatcatcatcttcatcaccatcatcaccatcatcaccatcaccatcatcatcttcatcaccatcatcatcatcatcaccaccaccaccaccatcaccatcatcatcatcatcaccatcatcatcatcatcatcatcatcaccaccatcatcaccaccatcaccaccaccatcatcatcaccatcaccatcatcatcaccatcaccatcatcatcaccatcatcactatcatgatcatcatcatcatcatcatcaccatcatcaccatcatcaccatcatcatcatcatcatcaccaccatcaccatcatcatcatcatcatcatcatcatcaccatcatcatcaccatcatcaccaccatcaccaccatcatcatcatcatcatcaccatcatcaccaccatcaccatcatcatcatcatcatcatcatcatcaccaccatcatcatcatcaccatcatcaccatcatcatcatcaccaccatcatcaccaccatcatcatcatcaccatcatcatcaccaccatcattaccatcatcatcatcatcatcaccaccatcataaccatcatcatcaccatcatcatcatcatcaccatcatcatcatcatcaccatcatcatcatcgtcatcaacatcatcatcaccatcatcatcatcacctgcatcatcatcatcatcataaccatcatcatcaccatcatcatcatcaccatcatcaccatcatcatcatcaccaccatcatcaccaccatcaccatcatcatcatcaccaccatcaccaccatcatcatcatcatcaccatcatcatcatcaccatcatcatcatcaccaccatcaccaccatcatcatcaccaccatcatcatcatcaccatcatcatcaccatcatcatcaccaccatcaccaccatcattatcaccatcaccatcatgatcaccatcatcatcaccaccatcaccaccatcattatcaccatcatcatcaccaccatcattatcaccatcaccatcatgatcaccatcatcatcaccaccaccatcaccatcatgatcaccatcatcatcaccaccatcatcatcaccatcaccatcatgatcaccatcaccaccatcatcaccatcatcaccaccatcatcaccatcatcatcatcaccatcatcaccaccatcatcatcactaccatcaccaccatcatcaccaccataatcaccatcatcaccaccatcatcatcaccatcatcaccatcaccgccatcaccatcatcaccaccaccatcatcaccaccatcaccaccatcatcaccaccatcatcaccattatcaccatcatcaccaccatcaccatcatcaccatcaccatcatcaccaccatgaccaccatcatcatcatcatcatcatcatcaccaccatcatcaccatcatcaccaccatcaccaccatcaccaccatcatcatcatcaccatcatcatcaccaccatcaccaccataatcaccatcatcaccatcatcaccatcaccatcatcatcatcaccatcaccatcataatcatcatcatcatcatcaccaccatcaccatcatcaccaccatcatcatcatcatcaccatcatcatcaccaccatcatcatcaccatcaccaccataatcaccatcatcaccaccatcaccatcaccatcatcaccatcaccaccatcatcaccatcaccatcatcaccaccatcatcaccaccatcaccaccatcatcaccaccatcaccatcaccatcatcaccatcaccaccatcatcaccatcaccgccatcaccatcatcaccaccaccatcatcaccaccatcatcaccaccatcaccaccatcatcatcaccattatcaccatcatcaccaccatcaccaccaccatcaccaccaccatcatcatcatcatcatcaccatcaccaccatcatcaccaccatcaccatcaccaccatcatcatcatcatcaccaccatcatcatcatcatcatcatcaccaccatcatcaccaccatcatcatcaccaccatcatcatcatcaccatcatcatcatcatcaccaccatcatcaccatcatcactaccatcaccaccatcatcaccaccaccatcatcatcatcatcttcaccatcatcatcatcatcaccaccaccatcatcatcaccaccatcaccatcatcatcatcttcaccatcatcatcatcatcaccatcatcactaccatcaccaccatcatcaccaccaccaccaccatcatcaccaccatcatcaccatcatcatcatcatcaccatcatcttcatcatcttcatcagttaCCTCATCGTCTTTGTACCAGGACAGATTCTCCGCTGTGAGGACGAACCAGTACTCTTTGGCTCCGCCCTTCATGATGCCGATGTTGTTGATGGTCAGCCAGCCTTTACGGATCACCTGCGGACAAGgtgagtgatgatgtcatcagtccaAACAACACGACGTCATCGCCTGAGCACGTTGGAGGGGGGTTCAGGTCTATAGTGGATCAGCTCGGTAAAGGTTCCGAGTTGGTCTCCGGACCGGTTCTCCACAGTCCCGTTGATGTTCTACATGAAGACTCTtagtgttctgtgtgtgtgtgtgtgtgtgtatgtctgtgtgtgtgtgtgttcctgtgtgtatgtgtgtgtgtctctgtgtgtgtgtctgtttgttcctgtgtgtgtatgtctgtgtatgtgtgtgtgttcctgtgtgtgtgtgtgtgtgtgtgtgttcctgtgtgtgtgtgtgtgtatctgtatgtttgtgtgtgtgtgtgtatgtgtgtgtgtgtatgagtgtgtgtgtgtgtgtctgtgtgtgtgtgtgtgtgtatgtatgtgtgtgtgtgtgtgtgtgtctgtgtgtgtgtgtgtgtgtctgtgtgtgtgtgtgtgtgtgtgtgtctgtgtgtgtgtgtgtgtgtctgtgtgtgtgtgtgtgtgtgtgcgtacaagCTGTAACTGCTGTGATAGTcctgttgtcatagtaacagATAACGTGTTAATTAGCATTAGTGGTTTTGTGAGCCACTCACCATGATCTCATCCTgggttgccatggcaacagatgcagagagagggatggagagatggagagagaagaaCATGGGAACGTGTGAAGGTTCAGTTCTTGtattacaacccccccccccccaccaccaccaccccttaaccctaaccctaacccccccacccccccgcccctcctcccCTTCAGGTTACCTGCAGACACCCACCTGGTTTCCTGTTGCTTTCTTCTTGCTCATCTGACTGCTCTTCTGCtgagcactgacacacacacacacacacacacacacaggaacacacacacacacacacacacatacacacacacacacacacacacatacacacacacacacacacacacagacacacacacacacacacacacacatacacacacagaaacacacatacacattttttatatttatttacattagtatttatatttgtgtgtttctgtgtgtgtgtgtgtgtgtctgtgtgtgtgtgtgtttctgtgtgtgtgtgtgtgtgtttctgtgtgtgtgtgtctctgtgtgtgtgtgtgtcttgtgtgtatgtgtgtgtgtgtgtgtgtgtgtgtgtttcttacttTGCAAAGCCGATGAAGTCTTCATGGTTTGTGTTCATGTAGGCCAGCTCAATGTCAATCAGCAGCATCACCTGTAATGTAGAGTACATGTTAgtatcaggcggggagttcctgtcctctgaaaagaagtcaatggagaagtaacttagagctgcattctatcaaaaggccaccagggggcgaccgtctctatacaagtcaatggagaagtaacttagagctgcattctatcaaaaggccaccagggggcgaccgtctctatacaagtcaatggagaagtaacttagagctgcattctatcaaaaggccaccagggggcgaccgtctctatacaagtcaatggagaattcaccaacttctcacttgatttctaacctcagtaaacgttttcaaaatgtgtttatggtctcaatcgctagtttaaagccttcttcaatgcagtatgatgttcatttgggacattttggcctccctgattttatatgtgacgataaagcagggtatgcattagggggcggggctacgtcctgattgacaggttgattgaccaatgtcctcctcccgctccgccgttggtcccgccatGAGGCGGGttcatggctccgcctcatgcccatataagtaaaatccgtgttcattttttcccagaatgcacctgaaattttcaagatggcgctgcctagattcgatactattggcttccgagcagcagtccacaaaccaatgggtgacgtcacggatgttacgtctgtttcttttatacagtctatggttagtATAGAGTACATGTTAATATAGAGTACATGCTAATATAGAGTACATGCTAATATAGAGTACATGTATGTAGCGTGTTAACAGACCTGCTCTTTGGCGCGACTCTCTCGGTCTCTGATGTGCTGAGTGACgattctctccatctcctctctgagCAGAGGATACTGAGCCAgctgtaaacaggaagttactgtTACTGAGCCAgctgtaaacaggaagttactgtTACCGAGCCAgctgtaaacaggaagttactgtTACCGAGCCAgctgtaaacaggaagttactgtTACCGAGCCAgctgtaaacaggaagttactgtCACTGAGCCAgctgtaaacaggaagttactgttactgaaccagctgtaaacaggaagttactgtCACTGAGCCAgctgtaaacaggaagttactgtCACTGAGCCAgctgtaaacaggaagttactgtTACCGAGCCAgctgtaaacaggaagttactgtTACCGAGCCAgttgtaaacaggaagttactgtTACTGAGCCAgctgtaaacaggaagttactgtTACCGAGCCAgctgtaaacaggaagttactgtTACCGAGCCAGCTGTACacagtagtagtgtgtagtagtgtgtagtacctTTTGTGTACATTGCCTCACAGTGTTGACCAGCTCATTGATCACCATGTCGATACATTTCTGACACGGTTCTTTGATCTGAGCGATCAGACGCTTCACGATCGTCTCAAACGCCATGTCAGGAGTAAAGAGACCCGTCctacacacacaggagagaggttacacacacacacacacacacacacacacacacacacacacacacacacacacatacacacacacacacacacacacacacctgtacacacacacacacacacacacttgttacTCACCTGATTCCATGAATGTTCTTGATGGCGTAGCTGATCTCTTTACGAAGAGTCTTCTCATCACTCTCcaactacacacatacacacacatagacacatacacatacacatacacacacacacacacacacacatacacacacacacacacacacacacacacacacacacacacacacacacacacacacggtcacatTATATTCAAGTGTTTTCAAACCAGTCTTTGGGACTTCAACAtgacttcactgtgtgtgtgtgtgtgtgtgtgtgtgtgtgtgtgtgtgtgtgtgtgtgtgtgtgtgtgttaccttgacGAGTTCGAAGGGGAAGCGTTCGTGGAAGATTCGGTTGATCTTCGCTCCTCCTGAGAGCTCGTAGGTGTCGACCTGATCTCCAGATCCTTCGATCCGCTTCTCGAAGTCCACCGCGAACTGCTGCACCATCCTGTGGACAgcagtgtgtagcagtgtgtagtagtgtgtagtagtgtgtagtagtgtgtagtagtgtgtagcagtgtgtagtagtgtgtagcagtgtgtagtagtgtgtagcagtgtgtagcagtgtgtagcagtgtgtagtagtgtgtagtagtgtgtagcagtgtgtagtagtgtgtatttttgtgtagtagtgtgtagtagtgtgtagtagtgtgtagcagtgtgtagtagtgtgtagcagtgtgtagcagtgtgtagcagtgtgtagtagtgtgtatttgtgtgtagtagtgtgtagcagtgtgtatctgtgtgtagtagtgtgtagtagtgtgtagtagtgtgtagcagtgtgtagcagtgtgtagtagtgtgtagtagtgtgtagtagtgtgtagcagtgtgtagcagtgtgtagtagtgtgtagcagtgtgtatctgtgtgtagtagtgtgtagtagtgtgtagtagtgtgtagcagtgtgtagcagtgtgtagtagtgtgtagcagtgtgtagtagtgtgtactgaCTGCAGCAGGGCCTTGGTCTTGCGGCTCGGGTCGTCGGGTCTGAAGTTCTTGTACTCCTCGACTTCCTTCTCGATGGAAAGCAGCTGACTCTGCAGTTTGCTGCGTAACCCCGGCAACGTGTCCCGGATGTGGTTGGTCAGTTGCTAGGGGCAACAGAGAAATGattggttactatggttacacaggaagcagagagcagaggaccATCTGAAGGTCTACACATCTAAGgatgatgtgtgtgtctctgtgtgtgtgtgtgtgtgtgtgtgtgtgtgtgtgtgtgtgtgtgtgtgtgtgtgtgtgtgtgtacctggttgAGGACCTTCTGCAGGTGTGCGGTGCCCATGCGGTCAGCCAGGTGTCGGTAGGACGGGTGAGACAGGAAGAACTTC from Scomber japonicus isolate fScoJap1 chromosome 9, fScoJap1.pri, whole genome shotgun sequence includes the following:
- the LOC128364213 gene encoding dynamin-1-like produces the protein MTDFLPRGSGIVTRRPLVLQLINCPTEYAEFLHCKGKKFTDFDEVRLEIEAETDRITGQNKGISPVPINLRVYSPNVLNLTLVDLPGMTKVPVGDQPADIEQQIKEMLMQFVTKDNCLLLAVSPANSDLANSDALKIAKEVDPQGLRTIGVITKLDLMDEGTDARDILENKLLPLRRGYIGVVNRSQKDIDGRKDITAALQAERKFFLSHPSYRHLADRMGTAHLQKVLNQQLTNHIRDTLPGLRSKLQSQLLSIEKEVEEYKNFRPDDPSRKTKALLQMVQQFAVDFEKRIEGSGDQVDTYELSGGAKINRIFHERFPFELVKLESDEKTLRKEISYAIKNIHGIRTGLFTPDMAFETIVKRLIAQIKEPCQKCIDMVINELVNTVRQCTQKLAQYPLLREEMERIVTQHIRDRESRAKEQVMLLIDIELAYMNTNHEDFIGFANAQQKSSQMSKKKATGNQDEIMVIRKGWLTINNIGIMKGGAKEYWFVLTAENLSWYKDDEEKEKKYMLTVDNLKLKDIEKSFMSSKHIFALFNTEHRNVYKDYRQLELASESQEEVDSWKASFLRAGVYPERSVDKEKAEVEESSSDGQIHSMDPQLERQVEIVRNLVDSYLSIIHRTVRDLIPKTIMHLMVNNTKEFIHSDLLAQLYSCGDQNTLMEESQEQAQHRDEMLKMYYALREGLSIIGDISTTTFTTAMPPPVDDSWLQVTGMPSGRRSPMSSPTPQRRAPPGPPRPGGRAAPTRPAVSPDPGGPPPSVPSRPNRAPPPGVPSRPNKGSPAHGESPQSSIEG